The Terriglobales bacterium region CGCGCCCGCAAGCCCTTGCCGCTGCGGGAAGTCGATTGGCACGTGTACCGCGAAGGCGGCAAGGTCCTGCTCGAGCGCCGTCCGTCGCCCGGCATCTGGGGCGGGCTGTGGTGCTTCCCGGAAAAGAAGATCCTCCCGGGAAAAGGAAAAGTGCTGCCGGTGATCGAGCATGGCTTCACCCACTTCCGGCTGCGGATCCGCCCGCTCCTCCACGAGGTGAAGGCGCAACGGCGCGGAATCTGGATCGACGTCGACGACGCGCTGGCCGCGGCGATCCCTACGCCGGTAAAGAAACTCTTACAGGATTTGCAGAGAAACGCGACACCACGCATACGTGCGCCGCGATAGCGCACTGTGGGGGCGAGTGTGAGAATGATTGCAGGAAGACGAAGGGCGCAGCCGCTAGCTGCGCCCTCCGGGATTGCCTCTCAAGCGACGATCGGGCAGCGACTACACTTTGTTTGGCCCTACCGTGGACCCTCAGGTTGCGAGCGTGGGTCTCTCGGATGGGGCTGTTAACAGCGTGACGATCGTTGTTCGTCGCGGTGTAGATCATGCGCTACACGCGTCGAAATTTCCGTCGTGTCCCCTAGTCCGTTCGGACCAGCGCGCCGAGGCGCTCGAGCCGCGCCCGCGCGTCGTCCATCTCCAGCAGCGCCTGCTTGGCCTCGAGCGGCAGCGGCAGCAGCTCGGCGAGCCGCGCGCTCACCCACGCGCAAGAATCCAGGCGGTGCGGGCGCTCGAGGAGCTCGGCATGCTGCTCGACCACGCGCTCGAGCAGCTTCACGGCATTGGATAGGCTGGCAGGGACAGGTTGGTCGGCCTCGTCGGCGAGGAATTCGACTTTCCCCACCGACAACCCGTCCGCTTGCACGCGGCGCTCGACAATCCGGAAGCGCCGCTCGCCGCGCGCGCTGACGTGCAGCACGCCGAGCTGCGGCATGTCCCAGCTCGCGACGCGCGCCAGCGTGCCGACCTCGCTCGGCGTGGCGGGCGCGCCGACCTCGGCCCCCTCCCGGATCAGGCAGACGCCAAACGGCGTTTGATGCCGGATACAACTTTTCGCCATGTCCATGTAGCGCACTTCGAAGATGCGCAACGGCAGCCGCCCGCCCGGGAACAGCACGGTGTGCAGCGGGAAAAGCGGCAGTTCTTCTATGGGGCGTTCTCTTCGTTCGCCAGGCCGCGGTGGCGTACCAGCACCTTCCACTCGCCGCGGAACGCCGCAGCCAGCTTCTCCGCCAGGTACACCGAGCGGTGGCGCCCGCCGGTGCAGCCGATCGCCACGGTGACGTGGCTGCGGTTCTCGCGCGCGATCTGCGGCAGCCAGCGCGCCAGCAGGTTGCGCGCGTCCTCGAGCCACTGCTGCGCCAGCGCCTCGCGCGACAGGAACTCCACCACCGGGGCGTCGCGCCCGGTGAGCGGGCGCAGCTGCGCATCGTAGTGCGGGTTGGCGATCATGCGCGCGTCGAGCACCCAGTCGGCGTCGAGCGG contains the following coding sequences:
- a CDS encoding LON peptidase substrate-binding domain-containing protein, with the protein product MEGAGTPPRPGERRERPIEELPLFPLHTVLFPGGRLPLRIFEVRYMDMAKSCIRHQTPFGVCLIREGAEVGAPATPSEVGTLARVASWDMPQLGVLHVSARGERRFRIVERRVQADGLSVGKVEFLADEADQPVPASLSNAVKLLERVVEQHAELLERPHRLDSCAWVSARLAELLPLPLEAKQALLEMDDARARLERLGALVRTD